A segment of the Armatimonadota bacterium genome:
ACGCCTTCATCACCCTGGTGGGGCAGCGCCTGGAGGAGGCCGACCAGGAGGCCGCTGCGCCATGAGGATGCGGCGCGTCTGGTACGCCCTCCGAGGTCGGGCTTACCCGCGGACGGTGGGAGCGGCACGGGAACCCTCCTGGATCTTCTACGACCTGGCTCTACCCATCCTCGGCGTGCTGGCCTTCGTCTTCGTCTACCGCGCCCTGGGAGCGCCGCCGCAGTTCACCGGCTACGTGATCATGGGCGGGGCCACCGTCTCCTTTTGGATGAACGTGATGTGGAACATGGCCGCGCAGTTTTACTGGGAGAAGCACCAGGGCAACCTGGAGCTCTACATGATGGTCCCCTGCGGCCTCGTGCCCATCCTCCTGGGCATGGCCGCAGGAGGCATGGTGGCCACGACGGTACGCGCTGCCGTGGTGGTGGCGGTAGGCGTCCTGCTCTTCCGGGCGCCGCTGGCGGTCTCGTCCTGGCCGCTGTTTGGGCTCATCTTCGCCCTGGGGCTGGTGGCCCTCTACGGCCTCGGCATGTTCTTCAGCAGCCTCTTCCTGCTGTGGGGACGGGAGGCCTGGCACCTGGTGGGCCTGCTGCAGGAGCCGGTTTACCTGGTCTCCGGCTTCTACTTTCCCGTGCGGGCGCTGGGGCCGTGGGTGGGCCTGGCGGCCTCGATCATTCCCATCACCCTGGCCCTGGATGGCCTGCGCCAGGTGATGTTCCCGACATTC
Coding sequences within it:
- a CDS encoding ABC transporter permease, with translation MRMRRVWYALRGRAYPRTVGAAREPSWIFYDLALPILGVLAFVFVYRALGAPPQFTGYVIMGGATVSFWMNVMWNMAAQFYWEKHQGNLELYMMVPCGLVPILLGMAAGGMVATTVRAAVVVAVGVLLFRAPLAVSSWPLFGLIFALGLVALYGLGMFFSSLFLLWGREAWHLVGLLQEPVYLVSGFYFPVRALGPWVGLAASIIPITLALDGLRQVMFPTFHPGLLPLAWEIAGLALLAVLFVVLALRMLRLMERLARQEGRLSFRW